Proteins from a genomic interval of Chionomys nivalis chromosome 7, mChiNiv1.1, whole genome shotgun sequence:
- the Med7 gene encoding mediator of RNA polymerase II transcription subunit 7 yields MGEPQQVSALPPPPMQYIKEYTDENIQEGLAPKPPPPIKDSYMMFGNQFQCDDLIIRPLESQGIERLHPMQFDHKKELRKLNMSILINFLDLLDILIRSPGSIKREEKLEDLKLLFVHVHHLINEYRPHQARETLRVMMEVQKRQRLETAERFQKHLERVIEMIQNCLASLPDDLPHSEAGMRVKTEPMDTDDSSNCTGQNEQQRENSGHKRDQIIEKDAALCLLVDEMNERP; encoded by the coding sequence ATGGGTGAGCCACAGCAAGTGAGTGCGCTTCCACCACCACCAATGCAGTACATCAAGGAATACACAGATGAAAATATTCAGGAAGGCTTAGCTCCCAAGCCTCCCCCTCCGATTAAAGACAGTTACATGATGTTTGGCAACCAGTTCCAATGTGATGATCTCATCATTCGCCCTTTGGAAAGTCAGGGCATCGAACGGCTTCATCCTATGCAGTTTGATCACAAGAAAGAACTGAGAAAACTCAATATGTCTATACTGATTAATTTCTTGGACCTTTTAGATATCTTAATAAGGAGCCCTGGGAGTATAAAACGAGAAGAGAAGCTAGAAGATCTTAAGCTGCTTTTTGTCCACGTGCACCATCTTATAAATGAGTATCGACCCCACCAAGCGAGAGAGACCTTGAGAGTCATGATGGAGGTCCAGAAACGTCAACGTCTGGAAACAGCAGAGAGGTTTCAGAAACACCTGGAACGAGTAATCGAAATGATTCAGAATTGCCTTGCTTCTTTGCCTGATGATTTGCCCCATTCAGAAGCAGGGATGAGAGTTAAAACTGAGCCCATGGATACTGATGATAGCAGCAATTGTACTGGACAGAATGAACAACAAAGAGAGAATTCAGGTCACAAAAGGGACCAGATTATAGAAAAAGATGCTGCCTTATGTCTCCTAGTTGATGAAATGAATGAAAGACCATGa